One Thiocapsa bogorovii DNA segment encodes these proteins:
- the rplD gene encoding 50S ribosomal protein L4, which produces MELTIRNDAGGSSLQVADTVFGVDYKPGLIHQVVNAYMAGARAGTRAQKTRAEVSGGGAKPWRQKGTGRARAGSSRSPIWRSGGVTFAAKPQDYSQKVNRKMYRGAVRSILSELVRQGRLVVVEDMRLDAPKTKDLLALLKRHELTDVLILTDGLDDNLYLASRNIPKVDVMAVQDVDPVSMVAFDTVLATEAAVKHLEERLA; this is translated from the coding sequence ATGGAGCTCACGATTCGAAACGATGCCGGCGGTTCCAGCCTGCAGGTTGCGGACACCGTCTTCGGCGTCGACTACAAGCCCGGTCTGATTCATCAGGTCGTCAACGCCTATATGGCCGGTGCACGCGCCGGGACTCGGGCTCAGAAGACACGCGCCGAGGTCTCGGGTGGCGGGGCCAAGCCGTGGCGCCAGAAAGGCACCGGTCGGGCACGGGCAGGTAGCTCGCGCAGTCCGATCTGGCGCTCGGGCGGCGTCACCTTTGCAGCGAAGCCACAGGACTACAGCCAGAAGGTCAACCGCAAGATGTATCGCGGTGCCGTGCGTTCGATTCTATCGGAGCTGGTTCGTCAAGGGCGGTTGGTCGTCGTCGAGGATATGCGCCTGGATGCCCCGAAGACCAAGGATCTGCTGGCGCTGCTGAAGCGCCATGAGCTGACGGACGTGCTCATCCTGACAGACGGGCTCGACGACAACCTTTATCTGGCGTCGCGCAATATTCCGAAGGTCGATGTGATGGCGGTTCAGGACGTCGACCCGGTCAGTATGGTCGCGTTCGACACCGTGCTCGCCACCGAGGCGGCCGTGAAGCATTTGGAGGAGCGGTTGGCATGA
- the rpsL gene encoding 30S ribosomal protein S12: MATINQLVRKPRKRVVAKSTVPALEACPQRRGVCTRVYTTTPKKPNSALRKVARVRLTNGYEVASYIGGEGHNLQEHSVVLIRGGRVKDLPGVRYHTVRGTLDTSGVEKRRQGRSKYGAKRPKK; encoded by the coding sequence ATGGCAACGATCAACCAACTCGTGCGCAAGCCCCGCAAGCGTGTCGTGGCAAAGAGCACCGTTCCTGCCCTCGAGGCATGCCCCCAGCGTCGCGGTGTCTGTACGCGGGTCTACACCACGACCCCGAAAAAGCCGAACTCCGCGCTGCGTAAGGTTGCTCGCGTTCGGTTGACCAACGGCTACGAGGTCGCCTCCTACATTGGTGGCGAGGGTCACAACCTCCAAGAGCACTCGGTCGTGCTGATTCGCGGCGGACGTGTTAAGGACCTTCCCGGTGTGCGCTATCACACGGTGCGCGGCACGCTGGACACCTCGGGTGTCGAGAAGCGGCGTCAGGGCCGTTCCAAGTACGGCGCCAAGCGCCCCAAGAAGTGA
- the rpsG gene encoding 30S ribosomal protein S7: MPRRRVAARRQILPDPKHGSELLTKFINMMMEDGKKSVAERIIYTALDQVTEKKGGRPVELLEQAMDNVRPAVEVKSRRVGGATYQVPVEVRSTRRNSLAMRWIIDAARKRSEKSMALRLAGELMDAADSRGSAVKKKEDTHRMAEANKAFSHYRW, translated from the coding sequence ATGCCGAGAAGACGCGTTGCCGCCCGTCGCCAGATCCTTCCCGATCCGAAGCACGGAAGCGAGCTCCTGACCAAGTTCATCAACATGATGATGGAAGACGGCAAGAAGTCCGTCGCCGAGCGCATTATTTATACGGCGCTCGATCAGGTGACCGAGAAGAAGGGCGGGCGCCCGGTCGAGCTGCTCGAGCAGGCGATGGACAACGTGCGCCCGGCGGTCGAGGTCAAATCCCGGCGGGTTGGCGGCGCGACCTATCAGGTCCCGGTTGAAGTGCGCTCGACGCGGCGCAACTCGCTGGCGATGCGGTGGATTATCGACGCGGCGCGCAAGCGTTCCGAGAAGTCGATGGCGTTGCGTTTGGCCGGCGAGCTGATGGACGCAGCGGATTCTCGCGGTTCCGCCGTCAAGAAGAAAGAAGATACGCATCGGATGGCCGAAGCAAACAAGGCCTTCTCGCATTACCGCTGGTAA
- the fusA gene encoding elongation factor G, translated as MARSTPIERYRNLGIMAHIDAGKTTTTERVLFYTGVSHKLGEVHDGAATMDWMEQEQERGITITSAATTCFWKGMSRERPEHRINIIDTPGHVDFTIEVERSLRVLDGACAVFCAVGGVEPQSETVWRQADKYGVPRIAFVNKMDRMGANFFRVVQQVKDRLGGNAVPIQVPIGAEEDFKGVVDLVQMKAVYWDEASRGMEYELREIPEDLQDLCEEWREHMVEAAAEANEELMEKYLEGQALTEAEIMAGLRARTLKSEIVPMMCGSAFKNKGVQAMLDAVIDYMPSPVDVPAIKGILDDKDETEGERPASDDAPFAALAFKIATDPFVGTLTFFRAYSGVLKSGDTIYNPVKHKKERIGRILQMHANERQEIKEVHAGDIAAAVGLKDVTTGDTLCDLNKVITLERMEFPEPVISVAVEPKTKSDQEKMGVALSKLAQEDPSFRVHTDEESGQTIISGMGELHLEIIVDRMRREFKVEANVGAPQVSYRETIRKTVEQETKFARQSGGRGQYGHVYLRIEPQEAGVGYEFVNAIVGGTVPKEYIPAVDKGIQEAMKNGILAGFPMVDIKVTLYDGSYHEVDSSEMAFKIAGSMGIKEGAAKAKPVLLEPIMKVEVVTPEENMGDVMGDLNSRRGMIQGMDDAPSGKIIRAEVPLSEMFGYATDLRSATQGRATYSMEFCKYNEVPASIAEAVSKKQ; from the coding sequence GTGGCACGTAGCACCCCAATCGAGCGGTATCGCAATCTCGGCATCATGGCGCACATCGATGCCGGGAAGACAACGACCACCGAGCGCGTTCTCTTTTATACGGGTGTCTCGCACAAGTTGGGCGAAGTGCACGACGGCGCCGCGACCATGGACTGGATGGAGCAGGAGCAAGAGCGCGGGATCACCATTACCTCCGCTGCGACGACCTGCTTCTGGAAGGGAATGAGCCGGGAGCGTCCCGAGCATCGAATCAACATTATCGATACGCCCGGGCACGTCGATTTCACCATCGAAGTCGAGCGCTCCCTGCGTGTCCTTGACGGTGCCTGTGCGGTCTTTTGTGCCGTCGGTGGCGTCGAGCCGCAGTCGGAAACCGTCTGGCGTCAAGCCGACAAGTACGGCGTGCCGCGAATCGCGTTCGTGAACAAAATGGACCGCATGGGCGCGAACTTCTTTCGCGTCGTGCAGCAGGTCAAGGACCGGCTCGGCGGCAACGCTGTGCCGATTCAGGTGCCGATCGGTGCGGAAGAAGACTTCAAGGGCGTGGTCGATCTCGTCCAAATGAAGGCTGTCTATTGGGACGAGGCGTCCCGCGGCATGGAATATGAGCTTCGCGAAATCCCCGAAGATCTGCAGGATCTGTGCGAGGAGTGGCGCGAGCACATGGTCGAGGCCGCCGCCGAGGCCAACGAAGAGTTGATGGAGAAGTATCTCGAAGGCCAGGCGTTGACCGAGGCCGAGATCATGGCCGGTCTGCGTGCCCGCACGCTGAAGAGCGAAATCGTTCCCATGATGTGCGGCTCCGCCTTCAAGAACAAGGGCGTGCAGGCGATGCTGGATGCAGTCATCGACTATATGCCGTCACCGGTCGATGTGCCTGCCATCAAGGGCATCCTGGACGACAAGGACGAGACCGAAGGCGAGCGTCCCGCATCCGACGATGCGCCGTTCGCTGCGTTGGCATTCAAGATCGCGACGGATCCCTTTGTCGGTACGCTGACCTTCTTCCGTGCCTATTCGGGTGTGCTCAAGTCCGGGGACACTATCTATAACCCGGTCAAGCACAAAAAGGAGCGCATCGGCCGTATCCTGCAGATGCATGCGAATGAGCGGCAAGAGATCAAAGAGGTCCACGCCGGGGACATCGCTGCAGCAGTCGGCCTGAAAGATGTCACCACTGGCGACACCCTGTGCGATCTTAATAAGGTGATTACGCTCGAGCGTATGGAGTTCCCGGAGCCGGTCATCTCGGTTGCGGTGGAGCCCAAGACGAAGAGCGACCAGGAGAAGATGGGCGTCGCGCTCTCGAAGCTGGCACAGGAGGACCCGTCCTTCCGCGTGCACACCGACGAGGAGTCCGGCCAGACCATTATCTCCGGGATGGGCGAGCTGCATCTGGAGATCATCGTCGATCGGATGCGTCGCGAGTTCAAGGTCGAGGCCAACGTCGGTGCGCCGCAGGTCAGTTACCGCGAGACGATCCGAAAGACCGTCGAGCAAGAGACCAAGTTCGCACGCCAATCCGGCGGTCGCGGTCAGTACGGTCACGTCTACCTCCGTATCGAGCCGCAAGAGGCGGGTGTCGGGTACGAGTTCGTCAATGCAATCGTCGGCGGCACGGTTCCGAAAGAATACATTCCGGCGGTCGACAAAGGCATTCAGGAGGCGATGAAGAACGGCATTCTGGCCGGCTTTCCGATGGTGGACATCAAGGTCACGCTCTATGACGGCTCTTACCATGAGGTCGACTCGAGCGAAATGGCCTTCAAGATTGCCGGCTCGATGGGGATCAAGGAAGGGGCGGCCAAAGCCAAGCCTGTCCTGCTCGAGCCCATTATGAAGGTCGAGGTCGTGACGCCCGAAGAGAACATGGGCGACGTCATGGGCGATCTGAATAGTCGTCGCGGCATGATCCAGGGGATGGACGATGCGCCATCCGGCAAGATCATTCGTGCAGAGGTCCCCTTGTCCGAGATGTTCGGCTATGCAACGGACCTCCGGTCGGCCACCCAAGGGCGGGCGACCTACAGCATGGAGTTCTGTAAGTACAACGAAGTGCCCGCCAGCATTGCCGAAGCGGTCTCCAAGAAACAGTAA
- the rplC gene encoding 50S ribosomal protein L3, whose translation MAIGLIGRKAGMTRLFSEDGDSIPVTVIEVQPNRVSQVKSAETDGYSAIQVAFGNRRASRVTKPMAGHYAKAGVEAGECLREFRLDSGEGTDLAVGSEISVDIFAPGQKVDVRGVTKGRGFAGAIKRHHFAGQDATHGNSLSHRAPGSIGQNQSPGRVFKGKKMAGHLGAANRCTQNLEVVRVDADRQLLLVRGGVPGPTGGRLVVLPSVKHKNKG comes from the coding sequence ATGGCGATCGGATTGATTGGGCGTAAGGCCGGCATGACCCGGCTGTTCAGCGAAGACGGAGACAGTATCCCTGTCACCGTCATCGAGGTGCAGCCGAACCGGGTCAGCCAGGTCAAGTCTGCCGAGACTGACGGTTACAGCGCGATTCAGGTCGCCTTCGGGAATCGGAGGGCCTCACGCGTGACCAAACCGATGGCCGGCCACTATGCCAAGGCGGGTGTCGAAGCCGGCGAATGCCTGCGCGAGTTCCGCCTGGATAGCGGCGAAGGTACCGATCTCGCCGTGGGCTCGGAAATTTCGGTCGACATCTTCGCGCCGGGGCAAAAGGTCGATGTGCGGGGCGTGACCAAGGGCCGCGGCTTTGCCGGTGCCATCAAGCGGCATCACTTCGCCGGGCAAGATGCGACACACGGCAACTCTCTGTCGCATCGTGCTCCAGGTTCGATCGGACAGAACCAGTCGCCGGGTCGGGTTTTCAAGGGAAAGAAGATGGCTGGCCATCTGGGTGCCGCCAATCGCTGCACGCAGAACCTCGAGGTCGTGCGTGTCGACGCCGATCGGCAGCTTCTGCTGGTGCGCGGCGGCGTTCCCGGTCCGACCGGTGGCCGTTTGGTCGTGTTGCCGTCCGTGAAGCACAAGAACAAGGGTTAA
- the rpsJ gene encoding 30S ribosomal protein S10, with translation MNNQRIRIRLKAFDHRLIDQSAREIVDTAKRTGAQVRGPVPLPSKKERFTILVSPHVNKDARDQYELRTHKRLMDIVDPTDKTVDALMKLDLAAGVDVQIKLS, from the coding sequence ATGAATAACCAGAGAATTCGTATTCGCCTGAAGGCGTTTGACCATCGCCTGATCGACCAATCGGCTCGGGAAATCGTCGATACCGCCAAGCGCACGGGCGCACAGGTTCGGGGTCCGGTGCCGCTTCCCTCGAAGAAGGAGCGATTCACCATTCTGGTCTCGCCGCACGTCAACAAGGACGCGCGCGACCAGTACGAGTTGCGTACGCACAAGCGACTGATGGATATCGTCGACCCGACCGACAAGACGGTCGACGCATTGATGAAATTGGATCTGGCCGCGGGCGTCGACGTCCAGATTAAGTTGAGCTGA
- the tuf gene encoding elongation factor Tu gives MSKAKFERSKPHVNVGTIGHVDHGKTTLTAAITTHQSKQFGGEARAYDQIDNAPEERERGITIATAHVEYETKNRHYAHVDCPGHADYVKNMITGAAQMDGAILVVSAADGPMPQTREHILLSRQVGVPYIVVYLNKADMVDDAELLELVEMEVRELLSSYDFPGDDTPIVTGSAKLALEGDTSEIGTPSIDRLMEALDSYIPQPERAVDGAFLMPIEDVFSISGRGTVVTGRIERGVVKVGEEVEIVGIKDTVKTTCTGVEMFRKLLDQGQAGDNVGVLLRGTKREDVERGQVLAKPKSINPHTHFEAEVYVLSKEEGGRHTPFFNGYRPQFYFRTTDVTGACELPEGIEMVMPGDNVKMTIKLIAPIAMEEGLRFAVREGGRTVGAGVVAKIIE, from the coding sequence ATGTCCAAAGCAAAATTCGAGCGCAGCAAGCCACACGTGAACGTCGGCACGATCGGCCATGTCGACCACGGCAAGACGACCTTGACGGCGGCGATCACGACGCACCAGTCGAAGCAATTCGGCGGTGAGGCGCGCGCCTACGACCAGATCGACAATGCCCCGGAAGAGCGCGAGCGCGGGATCACGATCGCCACGGCGCACGTGGAGTACGAGACCAAGAACCGTCACTACGCCCATGTGGACTGCCCCGGCCACGCCGACTACGTGAAGAACATGATCACGGGTGCGGCGCAGATGGACGGAGCGATTCTGGTGGTGAGTGCCGCGGACGGCCCGATGCCGCAGACGCGCGAGCACATCCTGCTGTCGCGTCAGGTCGGCGTGCCTTACATCGTGGTGTATCTGAACAAGGCCGACATGGTCGACGACGCCGAGCTGTTGGAGCTGGTGGAGATGGAAGTGCGCGAGCTGCTCTCGAGCTACGACTTCCCCGGCGACGACACCCCGATCGTGACCGGCTCGGCGAAGCTTGCCCTGGAGGGCGACACCTCCGAGATCGGCACCCCCTCGATCGACCGTCTGATGGAAGCGCTCGACAGCTACATCCCGCAGCCCGAGCGTGCGGTGGACGGTGCCTTCCTGATGCCGATCGAGGACGTCTTCTCGATCTCCGGTCGCGGCACCGTGGTGACCGGACGTATCGAGCGCGGCGTCGTGAAGGTGGGCGAAGAGGTCGAGATCGTCGGCATCAAGGACACCGTGAAGACCACCTGCACGGGTGTGGAGATGTTCCGCAAGCTGCTTGATCAGGGTCAGGCCGGGGACAACGTCGGCGTGCTGCTGCGCGGCACCAAGCGTGAAGACGTCGAGCGTGGTCAGGTCCTGGCCAAGCCCAAGTCGATCAACCCGCACACCCACTTCGAAGCCGAGGTGTACGTGCTGAGCAAGGAAGAGGGCGGTCGACATACCCCGTTCTTCAACGGTTATCGTCCGCAGTTTTACTTCCGCACCACCGACGTGACCGGCGCCTGCGAGCTGCCCGAGGGCATCGAGATGGTGATGCCCGGGGATAACGTGAAGATGACGATCAAGCTGATTGCGCCGATCGCCATGGAAGAAGGGTTGCGCTTTGCGGTACGCGAAGGCGGCCGCACCGTCGGTGCCGGCGTCGTTGCGAAGATCATCGAGTAA